In one window of bacterium DNA:
- a CDS encoding IS66 family transposase zinc-finger binding domain-containing protein, whose translation MEKELNTLLKEIEETACPNCKRLIVIIKEIEARNRNLEAKIEEHKATTPSGMKPTYEKRNIKTRRKKPGCKIGHQGFYRKIPKEVHIEKDWTLATCPDCGTELGKPIEIRERYTEDLPTIEILVTKHRIYRYLCKGCKRIVEPKVLDALPKSRLGLNILLMTVWLHYALGTTVKNIIAWLKTLCYFKLKIPQILITM comes from the coding sequence ATGGAGAAAGAATTAAATACTCTTTTGAAAGAAATAGAAGAAACAGCTTGTCCAAACTGCAAAAGGCTCATAGTGATAATCAAAGAGATAGAAGCAAGGAATAGAAATCTTGAGGCAAAAATTGAGGAACATAAAGCAACTACTCCATCAGGAATGAAACCGACTTACGAGAAAAGGAATATAAAGACAAGAAGAAAGAAACCTGGCTGTAAGATAGGGCATCAAGGTTTTTACCGAAAGATTCCAAAAGAGGTGCACATTGAAAAAGATTGGACCTTGGCTACTTGTCCTGATTGTGGAACTGAATTAGGAAAACCAATAGAGATAAGAGAGCGTTATACCGAAGATTTACCTACTATTGAGATCTTAGTAACCAAGCATAGGATATATCGTTATCTTTGTAAAGGGTGTAAAAGGATTGTAGAACCTAAGGTATTAGATGCTCTACCGAAGTCCCGATTAGGATTAAATATACTATTGATGACTGTCTGGTTACACTACGCTCTTGGCACCACAGTCAAAAATATCATTGCCTGGCTTAAAACCCTTTGCTACTTTAAACTTAAAATCCCGCAAATTTTAATAACTATGTGA